From Lepus europaeus isolate LE1 chromosome 3, mLepTim1.pri, whole genome shotgun sequence, a single genomic window includes:
- the LOC133753211 gene encoding histone H2B type 1-C/E/F/G/I, with translation MPEPAKSAPAPKKGSKKAVTKAQKKDGKKRKRSRKESYSVYVYKVLKQVHPDTGISSKAMGIMNSFVNDIFERIAGEASRLAHYNKRSTITSREIQTAVRLLLPGELAKHAVSEGTKAVTKYTSSK, from the coding sequence ATGCCCGAGCCCGCGAAGTCGGCGCCGGCCCCGAAGAAGGGCTCCAAGAAGGCGGTGACCAAGGCGCAGAAGAAGGACGGCAAGAAGCGCAAGCGCAGCCGCAAGGAGAGCTACTCGGTGTACGTGTACAAGGTGCTCAAGCAGGTGCACCCCGACACCGGCATCTCGTCCAAGGCCATGGGCATCATGAACTCGTTCGTCAACGACATCTTCGAGCGCATCGCCGGCGAGGCGTCGCGCCTGGCGCACTACAACAAGCGCTCGACCATCACGTCGCGCGAGATCCAGACGGCCGTGCGCCTGCTGCTGCCCGGCGAGCTGGCCAAGCACGCCGTGTCCGAGGGCACCAAGGCCGTCACCAAGTACACCAGCTCCAAGTAG